One part of the Eptesicus fuscus isolate TK198812 chromosome 20, DD_ASM_mEF_20220401, whole genome shotgun sequence genome encodes these proteins:
- the DCXR gene encoding L-xylulose reductase, whose amino-acid sequence MELGLAGRRALVTGAGKGIGRSTVRALHAAGVQVVAVSRTQGDLDSLARECPGVEPVCVDLGDWEATERALGGVGPVDLLVNNAAVALLQPFLEVTKEACDTSFDVNLRAVIQVSQIVARGLIARGAPGSIVNVSSQASQRALTNHGVYCATKGAMDMLTKVMALELGPHKIRVNTVNPTVVMTPMGKANWSDPLKAKTMLDRIPLGRFAEMQNVVDAILFLLSDRSGMTTGSAVPVDGGFLAT is encoded by the exons ATGGAGCTGGGGCTCGCGGGCCGCCGGGCGCTCGTCACCGGGGCGGGCAAAG GCATCGGGCGCAGCACGGTCCGGGCGCTGCACGCGGCGGGGGTGCAGGTGGTGGCGGTGAGCCGGACCCAGGGCGACCTGGACAGCCTGGCCCGCGAG TGCCCCGGGGTCGAGCCCGTGTGCGTGGACCTGGGAGACTGGGAGGCCACGGAGCGTGCGCTGGGTGGCGTGGGCCCCGTGGACCTGCTGGTGAACAATGCCGCCGTGGCGCTGCTGCAGCCCTTCCTGGAGGTCACCAAGGAGGCGTGTGACAC CTCCTTCGATGTGAACCTGCGGGCTGTTATCCAGGTGTCCCAG ATCGTGGCCCGGGGCCTGATTGCTCGCGGGGCCCCAGGGTCCATCGTGAACGTGTCCAGCCAGGCCTCCCAGCGGGCACTAACCAACCACGGCGTCTACT GCGCCACCAAGGGTGCCATGGACATGCTGACCAAGGTGATGGCTCTGGAGCTTGGGCCTCACAAG ATCCGTGTGAACACGGTGAACCCCACGGTGGTGATGACGCCCATGGGCAAGGCCAACTGGAGTGACCCCCTTAAGGCTAAGACCATGCTGGACCGGATCCCGCTGGGCAGGTTTGCGG AGATGCAGAACGTGGTGGACGCCATCCTCTTCCTGCTGAGTGACCGCAGCGGCATGACCACGGGCTCCGCTGTGCCGGTGGACGGGGGCTTCCTGGCCACCTGA